TCACACCAAAATTTTGGGTTAGAAATTTATTGGGCTTGACCAACCAAATATCCAAATTTCATCCACAGTCAAAGCAGCCCACAGCCATTTGGTCACCAACAGTCGTATCCGTTCTGTTCCTACCGAGATGTGGAGATACACGACCAGCTCGAAATCGGTTCAGTCATCAAATGTCGGAAACGCATGtgttggagatgaagaaaacagttcAAATTTATTAACTTTCAATCACTTTCCTCCCATCCAAACACTTCTTTTCTGAGACCATCAGAGCTTTAACTTTCATGGCGCCTCCGAAGAAATCAAGGAAAAGCAAGAAAGACAGGAAATTGAGGAAAAGCAAGAGCGTGGTGGTTCCGGTTGAGGCAAAAGCCGTGGATTCGGATTGGTGGGATAGTTTCTGGCACAAGAATTCTTCAACCCAAGCAGGTTTTACTTTTCACTGAGCTCACTCACTCTTCAGTTACTCTCTTAATTTCCTGCTTTTTTTTACTGGAAAATGCTGCATTCCAAGAGAAATAGTGATGTGGGTTTTATTCAAAATTTGTTCTAGAATGTTAAAGTCCGTACATTTATTCATAATTACAGCTCAAAATCTGTAAAATGTGGTTTTCAAGTTAGCTAGCATCATGAATTTGATCACTGAAATGGTAAGAATTCAGACCAGCGCCGGAAAATGCACCTGGTTATGCAGATGTGGGTTAGGCCAATTGTCTTCGGATTCCCCTCCCGTAAATTAGAGTAGTTTTTGTTTATACGAGTGATATTCTACTTTATAGTTTATACTAATCTAAGATGTGTGGAAGGGGATTCGAACTTGGATGCATGAGGGGAGCACATTCCGCCCTAGCCCACATCTGCGTAAATTTAGACTAGTTTAGAATATATATCGTCATGTCAAAGAATGCAAGTGGTTGTGGTAATTTCTGGTGGTCGTTACAAGAAAACTAGctcctcttagtgtaaaaatatcaatgtactaaaaaaaattaaaaaacaaaaccattctTAAAGGGCTTTAGCCCACTTATGCGTAAATTAGAGTGGTTTAGAATATATATCGACTTGTCAAAAAATGCAAGTGTGGTAAATTTCTGGTGGTCGTTACAAGAGAACTAGCTATTGAATAATAGAGATTTTGGTTTGGAATCTGGAGTGGGGAAATTGTTGATTTCTATTTTAGTAAAGATTTTTAAGagttgattttggttttgaagtGTCCGTGATAACAACTTCATTCTGCATATCCGATGAATTCACGTGTGTAGGTTCTTCAGTATCCAATGATGAGGAGGAAGGATTTAAGTTTTTCTTTAGGGTCTCGAAAAAGACTTTCGATTACATTTGTTCACTTGTAAGAGAAGACCTGGTGTCGAGGCCGCCATCAGGGCTCATCAACATAGAAGGAAGGCTTCTCAGTGTTGAGAAACAGGTTGCAATTGCCATGAGAAGGTTGGCATCCGGGGAGTCTCAAGTCTCAGTGGGGGCTGCATTTGGGGTCGGCCAGTCCACAGTTTCTCAGGTGACTTGGAGATTCATTGAAGCATTGGAAGAGCGCGCAAAGCACCACCTCAAGTGGCCTGATTCGAATAGAATGGAAGAGATTAAGTCTGAATTTGAAGCATCCTTTGGATTGCCGAATTGCTGTGGAGCCATAGATGGTACTCACATCATTATGACCCTACCTACGGTTCAAACATCAGATGATTGGTGTGACTCAGAGGAGAACTACAGCATGCTCTTGCAGGGAATTGTTGACCATGAGATGAGATTTCTTGATATTGTGACTGGTTGGCCTGGGGGCATGACTGCTTCTAGACTGTTGAAGTGTTCGGGGTTTTACAAGCTCTGTGAAGGTGGACAGCGTTTGAATGGAGA
This window of the Malus domestica chromosome 03, GDT2T_hap1 genome carries:
- the LOC103448962 gene encoding protein ANTAGONIST OF LIKE HETEROCHROMATIN PROTEIN 1; this encodes MAPPKKSRKSKKDRKLRKSKSVVVPVEAKAVDSDWWDSFWHKNSSTQAGSSVSNDEEEGFKFFFRVSKKTFDYICSLVREDLVSRPPSGLINIEGRLLSVEKQVAIAMRRLASGESQVSVGAAFGVGQSTVSQVTWRFIEALEERAKHHLKWPDSNRMEEIKSEFEASFGLPNCCGAIDGTHIIMTLPTVQTSDDWCDSEENYSMLLQGIVDHEMRFLDIVTGWPGGMTASRLLKCSGFYKLCEGGQRLNGDVGSLSGGVEIREYLVGGAGYPLLPWLITPFESNGLPPSVSPFNAMHEAARSLAVRAFLQLKGTWRILSKVMWRPDKRKLPSIILVCCLLHNIIIDSGDILDPDVALSGHHDSGYGEQCSKQVDPLGRTLRDNLIKHREHGKQTATPM